The Pochonia chlamydosporia 170 chromosome 1, whole genome shotgun sequence genome window below encodes:
- a CDS encoding restin (similar to Metarhizium acridum CQMa 102 XP_007809719.1): MADKENIDVAPSSDAAPSSKESTPMSPETPSKASAASTSPAAKRTSAPTASATARRTAATGTTASSRTAAGATAAARTGGLSKPPTRPPTSTTTAARRPTTSTSTTSSHRSRPSVSASEDERKSTLTSTAARRTSTLVSSPGRTAEKKTTAGATGAAGTVRKPTTTTTGARAPTLSSRTSTSGTTASAKPSTTATRAGATATAASKRLSTSGATGRVSATASRPATAKSDASASAKEIEELKAKLVEGDSEIESLKSQIQASETTISDLREQLANTPTAPAATVADTDADAQPVQDSNAEEALANLKSEHEAALAGLESRLSEVTQKLEAAEAELEQHKTNLATAEGSKAATESEIEALRRSLETVQLENDEKVKASEAALQQALDDHASKVAALETSLSEQHKTAIDELEANHKGQLERGQTDASAHEAAITDLKASHESIVAELQTKVDELTASHAALESANNEKSRSDQQAHNSKIAALEGEIAELKALSDVSGKSAESATTQLTGLQSSLAEKEKELSAVKEDMSSLLIKVTEAQTSLADKDGEISKLKTMHDERMKNLSQDYENEIESLRGDAFFKRKFEELEGQHNELKSSSEDSAKAHSEALAAAKAEHAAAVEALEAKEQEHQKNLDALRASHAEELETAKLGASADKDAHIGQIDSLKAQHAEELSILKKESEASLAKELEALASSHGGVIDALKQEHADERQKTQSAHEEALTAAKSAGNDAHVSELAAISAELEAAKEQLEQAQADSELAVESAKNELEEKHIGEIEKLITMNTEAMDKMKSDGIQARKDLEELTAAHAKSIEDTIAEYRSTSTNLEEKLAEQKAANDELDNALKAAQEALAKAQSEVEEMGQQLAQEKMDRMTALAELDAAKSAKPDTSEADALRKELAALKKTHEDAHAGVEKSLKGKEDELEEHKAQLAGAQDSLANLKNDLELAQKELEAHKSEADAKHKTAQADYKDLNDSMTSLVEEANNKVKELEASLEAATRRAEETEKKIEEMEAQLKVKDAEIAEAKANAGKSKGLSSSRFAGAEGGSDGAAANENAAEGEDDSNDYDDDEDHSSAALASLSKARLMAKQIDALDREMRDRNLQLLNSITNSHQST; the protein is encoded by the exons AtggccgacaaggagaacaTCGACGTCGCTCCGAGCTCCGACGCGGCTCCCTCCTCCAAGGAGTCGACCCCCATGTCGCCAGAGACACCATCCAAGGCCAGCGCGGCTTCGACCTCACCGGCTGCTAAGCGCACCAGCGCGCCTACCGCCTCGGCCACTGCGCGACGAACTGCTGCGACTGGAACTACGGCTTCATCGCGAACTGCGGCTGGCGCAACTGCAGCTGCTCGCACTGGTGGGCTGAGCAAACCTCCCACTCGCCCTCCTACCTCGACCACCACTGCGGCGCGACGGCCCACCACCTCAACGTCGACGACCTCGAGCCACCGTAGTCGACCCAGCGTGAGTGCCAGTGAGGATGAGAGAAAGTCTACCTTGACCTCTACTGCTGCCAGGAGGACCAGCACCCTGGTGTCTAGCCCTGGCAGAACagctgagaagaagactaCGGCCGGGGCAACTGGTGCCGCTGGGACGGTTCGCAAACCTACTACGACTACTACAGGCGCAAGAGCTCCTACACTGAGCTCAAGGACATCGACTTCTGGAACGACAGCTTCGGCCAAACCATCTACGACGGCAACTCGCGCTGGTGCCACGGCCACGGCTGCCTCTAAACGCCTTTCTACTTCTGGTGCTACGGGACGTGTCTCAGCTACCGCCAGTCGACCTGCCACTGCCAAATCTGACGCTTCTGCTAGTGCtaaggagattgaggagctAAAGGCTAAGCTTGTCGAGGGAGATTCTGAGATTGAATCCCTCAAATCTCAGATTCAAGCTTCGGAAACTACCATTTCTGACCTCCGCGAACAACTGGCCAACACCCCTACAGCACCGGCAGCTACTGTTGCTGATActgatgccgatgcccaGCCAGTGCAGGATAGCAATGCCGAAGAGGCTCTTGCGAACTTGAAGTCTGAACACGAGGCTGCTCTTGCAGGCTTGGAGAGCCGGCTCTCCGAAGTCACTCAAAAGCTGGAAGCAGCCGAGGCTGAGCTTGAACAGCACAAGACTAACCTTGCTACGGCCGAAGGCTCCAAGGCGGCGACCGAATCGGAAATTGAAGCCCTGCGGAGGTCTCTCGAAACTGTTCAGCTGGAGAATGAcgaaaaggtcaaggctaGTGAAGCGGCTCTGCAGCAAGCCTTGGACGACCACGCCAGCAAGGTTGCTGCCCTTGAAACCTCTTTGAGTGAGCAGCACAAGACCGCCATCGACGAGCTTGAAGCCAATCACAAGGGGCAGCTTGAGAGAGGCCAGACTGATGCCTCGGCGCACGAAGCCGCCATTACAGATCTCAAGGCCAGCCACGAATCAATTGTTGCCGAGCTGCAAACCAAGGTTGACGAGTTGACTGCTTCTCACGCCGCGTTGGAGTCCGCCAACAATGAAAAGTCCCGATCGGACCAGCAGGCACACAACAGCAAGATTGCGGCTCTCGAAGGCGAGATTGCAGAGCTCAAGGCACTCAGCGACGTCTCTGGCAAGTCTGCAGAGAGTGCCACTACCCAACTGACTGGGCTCCAGAGCAGCCTGGcggaaaaggaaaaggagcTCTCCGCTGTCAAAGAGGACATGTCTTCTTTGCTGATCAAGGTCACGGAGGCGCAGACTTCTTTGGCCGACAAGGATGGAGAGATCTCGAAGCTCAAGACCATGCACGATGAGCGCATGAAGAACCTTTCCCAAGACTATGAAAACGAGATTGAGAGCCTCCGTGGCGATGCCTTCTTCAAGCGCAAGTTTGAGGAGCTCGAAGGTCAGCACAATGAACTCAAGTCGTCTTCCGAAGACTCTGCCAAGGCTCACTCCGAggctcttgctgctgccaaggccgAGcacgctgctgctgttgaagCCCTGGAGGCCAAGGAACAGGAGCACCAAAAGAATCTTGATGCTCTGCGTGCGAGCCATGCTGAGGAGCTCGAGACGGCCAAGCTTGGCGCCTCTGCCGACAAGGATGCCCACATTGGTCAGATTGACTCTCTCAAGGCCCAGCACGCTGAAGAACTCAGCATTCTCAAGAAGGAGAGCGAGGCCTCGCTcgccaaggagcttgaggcACTTGCCTCCTCTCATGGCGGTGTCATTGATGCCCTGAAGCAGGAACACGCTGATGAACGCCAAAAGACGCAATCCGCTCATGAAGAGGCCCTCACCGCGGCCAAGAGCGCGGGTAATGACGCACACGTCAGTGAACTGGCAGCCATTAGCGCTGAGCttgaggctgccaaggagcagcttgagcaggCCCAGGCTGATAGCGAGCTGGCTGTCGAATCTGCCAAGAATGAGCTCGAGGAGAAGCACATTGGCGAAatcgagaagctcatcaccatgaaCACCGAGGCCATGGATAAGATGAAGTCCGATGGCATCCAAGCTAGAAAAGATCTGGAAGAGCTCACTGCCGCACACGCCAAGTCCATTGAGGACACAATTGCCGAGTACCGAAGCACGTCGACTAACTTGGAAGAGAAGCTGGCTGAGCAGAAAGCCGCCAATGATGAGCTGGATAATGCGCTCAAGGCTGCCCAGGAAGCCCTTGCCAAGGCCCAGAGCGAGGTCGAGGAGATGGGTCAGCAGCTGGCTcaggagaagatggaccGTATGACGGCCCTTGCCGAGCTGGATGCTGCCAAGAGTGCCAAACCCGACACATCAGAGGCGGATGCTCTTCGAAAAGAGCTTGCCGCACTAAAGAAGACGCACGAGGATGCGCACGCCGGGGTTGAGAAATCCCTCAAGGGTAAGGAAGACGAGTTGGAAGAACACAAGGCTCAGCTTGCCGGTGCCCAAGATTCTCTGGCCAATCTGAAGAACGACCTTGAGCTCGCCCAAAAGGAGCTTGAGGCTCACAAGTCGGAGGCGGATGCCAAGCACAAGACTGCTCAAGCGGACTACAAGGACCTCAATGATAGCATGACCAGCCTGGTCGAGGAAGCCAATAACAAGGTTAAGGAATTGGAGGCTTCATTGGAGGCAGCGACGAGAAGAGCGGAGGAGACGGAAAAGAAGattgaagagatggaggCTCAGCTCAAAGTAAAGGATGCAGAGATTGCCGAGGCCAAG GCAAATGCTGGCAAGTCCAAGGGTCTATCGAGCAGTAGATTCGCCGGCGCAGAAGGTGGCAGCGACGGAGCTGCTGCAAACGAGAATGCGGCTGAAGGTGAGGATGATAGCAACGATtacgacgatgatgaggaccACTCTTCAGCGGCATTGGCTTCG CTGAGTAAAGCGCGATTGATGGCGAAGCAGATTGATGCCCTCGACAGAGAAATGAGGGATCGTAATTTGCA GCTGCTCAACTCGATAACGAATTCGCATCAGTCAACGTAA
- a CDS encoding acetamidase (similar to Pyrenophora tritici-repentis Pt-1C-BFP XP_001941172.1) — protein MASKVVPVVQSVPLPTGTADYETARLQVLEEFAAAVPRELLLPEDTIKNPPRNVTAVPRQCGLLSDAELDITENYDAAALAEAISSRKLTSVDVVTAFAKRAIIAHQLTCCLTEWFMDEAVARAKELDDHLASTGQPLGPLHGVPISIKSHIPVAGHWRDMGFLDTRTKDTRDSQMVAILRSAGAIFYCKTNQPQSIMHLESTSFFGRTLNPHNINLSAGGSTGGEAALVALRGSVLGVGTDIGGSVRGPSAFCGIYGFKSTSYYLPMKDFLEGGIPAELNILCSTGPMCLTLRDMDLFMRVILGAEPWIEDPRIIPIPWTGLKSSIGASSPQKLRIGIMMHDDVIIPQPPVTRSLKWAKSQLENAGFQTKPFKPYKVAQIMKSLREAYWPASVKYTDIHYALTGEPKHPLTEWIQRDAAPEELPVTAVLAQRVLRDEMRSEFSLDWENQGVDFILGPAFVGPASSHDTAWYWDYTAMWNYLDCPGVVVPTPIKALGKGEEMYEAKEPLGKECEEVRKLWDEGDFEGAPINLQFVGRRYRDNELFGVLSAVKDALQLP, from the coding sequence atggcatCCAAAGTCGTTCCCGTTGTGCAGTCAGTGCCTCTTCCAACAGGGACAGCCGACTACGAGACAGCTAGGCTACAGGTACTAGAAGAATTCGCCGCCGCGGTACCAAGGGAACTTCTACTCCCCGAAGACACCATAAAGAACCCTCCCAGGAATGTCACAGCCGTTCCACGCCAATGCGGCCTCTTGTCTGACGCAGAACTTGACATAACGGAAAATTACGATGCCGCAGCCCTCGCGGAGGCCATCTCATCCAGGAAATTAACGTCTGTCGATGTGGTAACTGCGTTTGCCAAGCGAGCTATAATTGCGCATCAACTTACCTGCTGTTTGACTGAGTGGTTCATGGATGAAGCCGTTGCGCGCGCAAAGGAACTAGATGATCATTTGGCTTCGACAGGACAACCACTAGGCCCCTTACATGGGGTTCCCATCAGTATCAAGTCACATATTCCAGTCGCAGGACATTGGCGAGATATGGGGTTCCTAGATACGCGAACAAAGGACACCCGAGATTCTCAAATGGTTGCGATTTTGCGTTCTGCAGGCGCCATCTTCTACTGCAAAACAAACCAGCCACAGAGCATCATGCACCTTGAAAGTACTTCGTTTTTCGGGCGTACTCTGAATCCACACAACATCAATCTATCAGCAGGGGGATCAACTGGCGGCGAAGCTGCTCTGGTGGCCCTTCGAGGATCGGTTTTGGGCGTGGGCACAGATATTGGCGGCAGTGTACGGGGCCCGTCAGCTTTTTGTGGCATTTACGGCTTCAAATCAACAAGCTACTACCTCCCGATGAAGGATTTTCTGGAGGGAGGAATACCTGCAGAGTTGAACATTCTTTGTTCCACGGGCCCAATGTGTTTGACGTTGCGGGATATGGATCTCTTCATGAGGGTCATTCTAGGTGCAGAACCGTGGATAGAAGATCCCCGAATCATACCCATTCCCTGGACTGGATTAAAGTCTAGCATCGGCGCAAGCTCACCGCAAAAGTTACGAATCGGCATTATGATGCACGACGACGTGATCATTCCTCAACCACCTGTCACCAGATCCCTGAAGTGGGCCAAGTCACAGCTTGAAAATGCAGGTTTCCAAACCAAGCCGTTCAAACCCTACAAAGTTGCCCAAATCATGAAAAGCCTGCGGGAAGCATATTGGCCAGCTAGCGTAAAGTACACTGATATTCACTACGCTCTTACAGGAGAGCCTAAACACCCGCTCACGGAATGGATTCAACGTGATGCCGCCCCCGAGGAACTTCCTGTTACCGCAGTCCTCGCACAGCGTGTGCTCCGTGATGAGATGCGTTCCGAATTCTCACTCGATTGGGAGAATCAGGGTGTGGACTTTATCCTCGGTCCGGCATTTGTAGGACCtgccagcagccatgatACTGCCTGGTATTGGGATTACACGGCAATGTGGAATTACCTCGATTGTCCGGGGGTGGTGGTCCCCACGCCGATAAAGGCTCTGGGCAAAGGTGAGGAGATGTATGAGGCGAAAGAGCCATTGGGTAAGGAGTGCGAGGAGGTTAGGAAATTATGGGACGAAGGTGACTTTGAAGGGGCACCGATTAATTTGCAGTTTGTCGGAAGGAGGTATCGCGATAATGAGCtctttggtgttttgtcTGCCGTCAAGGACGCTCTGCAATTGCCATAG
- a CDS encoding GCN5-related N-acetyltransferase (GNAT) domain-containing protein (similar to Metarhizium robertsii ARSEF 23 XP_007818164.1), whose protein sequence is MPLKVVPATAEDAIRAVAIENLAYGPNPNSSALFPGPFPSGGDDSRVKMLVHQLQEDPACRWAKVVDTDLEAQGQDGMIAFSKWYIWETARDTLPPTREWGPGTNPEACELFFGGMRRAWIERMAGKPHVYLKLLHTDPKHQRRGAGSMLLKWGTSEADRLGLPAYLESSEEGRILYERHGWREVGKLVVDLSKWGGPSDASTAYMLREPAPKS, encoded by the exons ATGCCTCTCAAGGTAGTTCCTGCCACTGCAGAAGATGCTATCCGGGCCGTCGCAATAGAGAACCTGGCCTATGGCCCGAACCCAAACAGTTCTGCCTTGTTCCCCGGTCCTTTCCCCTCCGGCGGAGATGATTCTCGCGTAAAAATGCTGGTTCATCAGCTTCAAGAAGACCCTGCTTGTCGCTGGGCAAAGGTGGTGGACACAGACCTGGAAGCTCAAGGCCAGGATGGCATGATTGCCTTTTCCAAGTGGTATATTTGGGAGACAGCCCGAGATACTTTGCCTCCTACTCGGGAATGGGGTCCCGGTACAAACCCCGAGGCTTGCGAGcttttctttggcggcatgCGGCGGGCATGGATCGAGAGGATGGCTGGGAAGCCTCACGTTT ATCTGAAGCTTCTACACACAGACCCCAAGCATCAAAGACGCGGGGCCGGGTCTATGCTGCTCAAATGGGGCACCTCTGAAGCCGACCGTCTAGGGTTGCCCGCGTATCTCGAGTCATCTGAAGAGGGTCGTATCTTGTACGAGAGACACGGCTGGCGAGAAGTTGGTAAATTGGTCGTTGACTTGAGCAAATGGGGCGGTCCCTCTGACGCTTCCACTGCATACATGTTGAGAGAGCCAGCACCAAAGTCCTGA
- a CDS encoding mitochondrial import inner membrane translocase subunit TIM17 (similar to Metarhizium robertsii ARSEF 23 XP_007818163.1) codes for MDHGRDPCPWVIFNDFGGAFCMGAIGGTIWHGVKGFRNSPYGERRIGAITAIKMRAPVLGGNFGVWGGLFSTYDCAVKGIRKKEDPYNAIIAGFFVGGSLAFRGGFKAARNNAIGCAVLLAVIEGVGIAFSKMLSGGTKLEMPQPPPSMENASL; via the exons ATGGATCACGGACGCGACCCCTGCCCCTGGGTCATCTTTAACGACTTTGGTGGTGCTTTCTGCATGGGT GCCATCGGTGGCACCATCTGGCACGGCGTCAAAGGATTCCGCAACTCACCCTATGGCGAACGACGTATCGGTGCCATCACCGCTATAAAGATGCGTGCCCCTGTGCTGGGCGGCAACTTTGGTGTATGGGGCGGCCTCTTCTCGACGTACGACTGCGCCGTCAAGGGTATTCGCAAGAAGGAAGATCCGTATAACGCTATCATTGCTGGTTTTTTTGTCGGTGGTTCTCTCGCTTTCCGTGGCGGTTTTAAAGCTGCTCGCAATAATGCCATTGGTTGTGCTGTTCTGCTTGCTGTCATTGAAGGTGTCGGTATCGCATTTTCCAAGATGCTGTCGGGGGGTACTAAGTTGGAGATGCCGCAACCGCCGCCGAGCATGGAGAATGCAAGCTTGTaa
- a CDS encoding L-asparaginase precursor (similar to Cordyceps militaris CM01 XP_006668133.1) — protein sequence MECEKQQASPPRAIKIQPRIVIHGGAGNIVRKNFPQDKYIAYRDALLTIITKTNEYIHSPSEKSPSGAFKPPSALQIASYAVTLLEDNPLFNSGHGAVFTRDGINELEASVMVSRGHKKRGVGVMGLHHVRNPILLAKKMLDHGEQDLESRGQASLSTNDLDVPSAQGHTQIWGPAAEQLAQKYGLDMVEPSYYFTQQRWDEHVRALEKEKLGLGMGTWSSDEYLPQGTCGAVALDEEGVICAATSTGGMTNKLTGRIGDTPVVGAGFWAEEWSERADVTGPCPSMWETFTRAVNTASPGVSFAGPLKGLLADCLPTPFMYSPVEPDSWSRSKSTVTSRSMGASGTGNGDSFLRINAVRTVAAMARWKPESTAKALRNVIGPDGELQRSAGDRWGHTGEGEGGMIGIESVVERDAESGRVVMVRSEILMDYNCGGMYRAWVDDDGRARMSIWNNGGEDPENRR from the exons ATGGAGTGCGAGAAGCAGCAAGCGTCACCGCCCCGGGCGATCAAGATTCAACCCCGTATCGTTATCCACGGCGGCGCAGGGAATATTGTGCGCAAGAACTTCCCTCAGGACAAGTACATTGCCTATCGGGATGCTCTTCTTACGATT ATCACAAAAACAAATGAATACATACACAGCCCGTCGGAAAAATCACCCTCAGGCGCATTCAAACCGCCTTCAGCCCTGCAAATTGCCTCCTATGCAGTAACCCTCCTAGAAGACAACCCCCTCTTCAACAGCGGCCACGGCGCCGTCTTCACCCGCGACGGCATCAACGAACTTGAAGCTTCGGTCATGGTATCCCGCGGCCACAAGAAGCGCGGCGTAGGCGTCATGGGTCTCCATCACGTCCGTAACCCCATTCTCCTCGCGAAAAAGATGCTCGACCATGGCGAGCAGGACCTCGAATCAAGGGGTCAAGCGTCCCTGTCCACGAATGACCTAGATGTGCCGTCCGCGCAGGGGCATACCCAGATTTGGGGCCCCGCAGCAGAACAACTCGCTCAGAAGTATGGGCTGGACATGGTCGAGCCAAGTTATTACTTTACGCAGCAGCGGTGGGACGAGCATGTTCGTGcgctggagaaggagaaacttGGTCTTGGTATGGGAACGTGGTCCAGCGACGAGTACTTGCCGCAGGGGACGTGCGGAGCAGTGGCTTTAGATGAAGAGGGTGTTATTTGCGCGGCGACGAGCACAGGTGGCATGACGAATAAGTTGACGGGGAGGATTGGCGATACACCTGTTGTTGGCGCGGGATTCTGGGCGGAGGAGTGGTCTGAACGGGCGGATGTGActggtccttgtccttcGATGTGGGAGACGTTTACTCGTGCGGTGAATACTGCTTCCCCTGGCGTTTCGTTCGCTGGGCCACTGAAGGGATTGTTGGCGGATTGTTTACCTACACCGTTTATGTACTCTCCCGTCGAGCCTGACTCTTGGTCGCGGTCAAAGTCGACGGTAACATCTCGCTCCATGGGCGCGTCAGGCACTGGAAATGGAGATTCATTCTTGCGAATCAACGCTGTTAGAACggtggctgccatggcgagaTGGAAACCTGAGAGTACGGCCAAGGCGTTGAGGAATGTCATTGGTCCGGATGGAGAGTTGCAGCGCAGCGCAGGAGATAGATGGGGACATACTGgcgagggagaaggaggcaTGATTGGCATTGAGAGTGTTGTGGAGAGGGACGCCGAGAGTGGTAGAGTTGTGATGGTGCGTTCAGAGATTCTGATGGATTATAATTGTGGGGGCATGTATCGGGCTTGggttgacgatgatgggagggcgaggatgagtATTTGGAATAATGGGGGTGAGGATCCTGAAAACAGGAGATAG